The Clostridium sp. AWRP genome has a window encoding:
- a CDS encoding methyl-accepting chemotaxis protein, with protein sequence MFDKLLKKTDTREAQYVSSNYIHKDILVKLFSDVTQGKMTKLSLRDVRCSEVVEKWNEVIDVMCESRKKSILETNDVLQMVIKMDSIRNIIKSVDTQTEHLHSMSQNSEELEASIEDVSNISQKMSNNSSDVKKVSEKGIKNIHDSVEFVKKSFNDIDIIDKQMKGVKEKTHKINEIVDIVKGIADQTSLLSLNASIEAARAGEQGKGFAVVADEVRKLAENTTSSVLDIQKNVSNLQKDIDSSVDKINQTAKQLESGKDLVNSSLNSINLIGNSIDGVNETINQVAADTEEQTAATQSFASSIMELSQHADHIDSNCKGIGKFIYDLSKRIDSMRVEMLENKGCLTDCDMVEIYKTDHLLWRWRIYNMLLGNEKVNIDAVGDYKGCRLGKWYYNIDIGKLKNSKAFVELEKSHIELHEVAKEAALAYEKNDIKLSEECLERMDMCSKKVFALMDEIKNFKTN encoded by the coding sequence TTGTTTGATAAGCTATTAAAAAAAACAGATACAAGAGAAGCTCAATATGTGAGTTCAAATTATATACATAAGGATATACTTGTAAAACTTTTTTCTGATGTAACACAAGGTAAAATGACAAAACTAAGTTTAAGAGATGTAAGGTGCAGTGAAGTAGTAGAAAAGTGGAATGAAGTTATAGATGTGATGTGTGAATCCAGAAAAAAAAGCATTCTTGAAACAAATGATGTATTACAAATGGTAATTAAAATGGATTCAATTAGAAATATTATCAAAAGTGTGGATACACAAACAGAGCACTTACATTCCATGTCTCAAAATAGTGAAGAGCTAGAGGCATCTATTGAGGATGTTTCTAATATATCTCAAAAAATGTCAAACAATTCAAGTGACGTAAAAAAAGTATCTGAAAAAGGAATAAAAAATATACATGATTCAGTTGAATTTGTAAAAAAATCATTTAATGATATTGACATAATAGACAAGCAAATGAAAGGTGTTAAGGAAAAAACCCATAAGATAAATGAAATAGTTGATATTGTAAAAGGTATTGCAGATCAAACAAGTTTACTGTCACTAAATGCTTCAATTGAGGCAGCAAGAGCAGGGGAACAAGGTAAAGGATTTGCTGTTGTTGCAGATGAAGTAAGAAAACTTGCTGAAAATACTACAAGTTCAGTTTTAGATATACAAAAAAATGTTTCGAATTTGCAAAAAGATATTGACTCATCAGTTGATAAAATCAATCAGACAGCTAAGCAATTAGAGTCAGGTAAAGACCTAGTTAACAGTTCACTAAATTCAATTAATTTAATTGGTAATTCAATAGACGGTGTTAACGAAACAATTAATCAAGTTGCAGCAGATACAGAGGAACAAACTGCAGCAACCCAGTCCTTTGCTAGTAGTATTATGGAGCTATCGCAGCATGCTGATCATATAGACAGTAATTGTAAAGGTATTGGGAAATTTATATATGATTTAAGTAAAAGAATAGATTCTATGAGAGTTGAAATGCTTGAAAATAAAGGATGTCTCACAGATTGTGATATGGTAGAAATCTATAAAACTGACCATTTACTTTGGAGATGGAGAATATATAATATGCTTCTTGGTAACGAAAAAGTAAATATTGATGCTGTAGGAGATTATAAGGGATGCAGACTTGGAAAGTGGTATTATAATATAGATATTGGTAAGTTAAAAAATAGCAAGGCCTTTGTAGAGTTAGAAAAATCACATATAGAATTACATGAAGTTGCAAAAGAAGCTGCTCTGGCATATGAGAAAAATGATATAAAGCTGTCAGAAGAATGCCTTGAAAGAATGGATATGTGTTCAAAAAAAGTATTTGCTCTAATGGATGAGATAAAAAACTTTAAGACGAACTAA
- a CDS encoding sodium:solute symporter — MLTTFDYGIIILYFIVMISIGIFSTKFTKTKEDYLVAGRRLGFPMFFGCMAALAIGGAATVGGAKLGYTFGISGIWLAGSLGLGLIALGFLVSSKLSKMKALSINEVIENNYGKSARIFSSLLTFVYTMMMSVVQVVSVGAIISGIMGWNTQVSMLVGGGIVIFYTFIGGMWSVSLTDIIQFVIKTLGIVILIPIFAIVKMGGIHHILASVPQSHLSITGIGYDSIVMYLLMYIPGLIIGQDIWQRIFTAKNGKIAKRGTILAGFYSMIYGAAAILLGMCVYIALPSLKDPQNAFVSGVSLFLPIGVKGFVIAAAMAATMSVASGSILASSTILYNDVYARFINKNPDEKKSIVINRLFACLIGIGVMVIAFLIQDVLTALDMAYAYLSGCVFVPVLAAFVLKKFSPKAGLVSLFLSTIVVSGTFFKYGVDSNYPIIFGIIVGLLSYIIVNSIDKNKVESAIDKEENIA, encoded by the coding sequence ATGTTAACTACATTTGATTACGGTATTATTATTTTATACTTTATTGTAATGATAAGCATTGGTATTTTCTCAACAAAATTTACAAAAACAAAGGAAGATTATCTAGTAGCTGGTAGAAGACTAGGATTCCCAATGTTTTTTGGATGCATGGCTGCCCTTGCAATAGGCGGTGCGGCAACAGTAGGTGGTGCAAAATTAGGATATACGTTTGGTATATCTGGTATTTGGCTGGCAGGAAGTTTAGGCTTAGGATTAATAGCACTTGGATTTTTAGTTTCCTCCAAGCTTTCAAAAATGAAAGCACTTAGTATTAATGAAGTTATAGAAAACAACTATGGTAAATCTGCAAGAATATTTAGTTCATTACTTACCTTCGTATATACAATGATGATGAGTGTTGTACAAGTTGTATCTGTTGGAGCAATAATAAGCGGTATAATGGGATGGAATACACAAGTTTCTATGCTAGTTGGCGGTGGAATTGTAATATTTTATACCTTTATAGGAGGAATGTGGTCTGTTTCCTTAACAGATATCATTCAATTTGTTATAAAAACTCTTGGTATTGTTATATTAATTCCTATATTTGCTATAGTAAAAATGGGCGGCATTCACCACATCTTGGCATCAGTACCTCAATCACACCTTAGTATAACAGGTATAGGATATGATAGTATTGTAATGTATCTTCTAATGTATATCCCTGGTTTAATAATTGGACAGGATATATGGCAGCGTATTTTTACTGCAAAAAATGGAAAGATTGCTAAAAGAGGAACTATTCTAGCTGGATTTTACAGCATGATATATGGAGCTGCTGCTATTTTACTAGGTATGTGTGTATACATAGCTTTACCATCATTAAAAGATCCTCAAAATGCCTTTGTTTCAGGAGTTTCTTTATTCCTGCCAATTGGAGTTAAGGGTTTTGTTATAGCTGCTGCTATGGCTGCTACAATGTCAGTTGCTAGCGGTTCTATCCTTGCATCTTCTACTATACTTTACAATGATGTGTATGCTCGTTTTATCAATAAAAATCCTGATGAAAAGAAATCAATTGTAATTAATAGACTATTTGCTTGTTTAATTGGAATTGGAGTTATGGTAATAGCATTTTTGATTCAAGATGTACTTACAGCACTGGATATGGCCTATGCTTATCTGTCAGGATGTGTATTTGTACCTGTACTTGCTGCATTTGTACTTAAAAAATTCAGTCCAAAAGCAGGTCTTGTATCATTATTTTTAAGTACTATAGTAGTTTCTGGAACATTTTTTAAATATGGAGTTGATTCTAATTATCCAATAATCTTTGGTATAATTGTAGGATTACTTTCATATATAATTGTTAATTCAATAGATAAAAATAAAGTTGAATCTGCTATCGACAAAGAAGAAAACATTGCTTAA
- a CDS encoding electron transfer flavoprotein subunit beta/FixA family protein, whose protein sequence is MNIIVLIKEVPDMEKVRFDSEKGVVDRSSAEAEINPFDLNALQEAVNLKNKFGGEITAITMGLPRSEKSLKDAYARGADRGILLTDRKFGGADTWATANTLAAKIKKIKDYDLIICGEKSVDGDTAQVGAEVAEFLNIPHAYYVEKVNAVLRNEIEVTIENICGKKQNRKMKMPALISVTKNINYPELPLLERKLESLKIEMEKCSLENLSGYIKEEEAGFNGSKTKVVKIVVPKEVKRESKIYKGNLNCYIKDVIHMMKDKNII, encoded by the coding sequence ATGAATATAATTGTACTTATAAAAGAAGTCCCAGATATGGAAAAAGTAAGATTTGACAGTGAAAAAGGTGTTGTGGACAGGTCATCTGCTGAAGCAGAAATCAACCCCTTTGATCTAAATGCTCTGCAGGAGGCAGTTAACTTAAAAAACAAATTTGGGGGAGAGATAACTGCCATTACCATGGGGCTTCCAAGATCAGAAAAATCACTAAAGGATGCCTATGCTAGAGGTGCAGATAGGGGAATCCTTTTAACAGATAGAAAATTTGGTGGAGCTGATACATGGGCAACAGCCAATACCCTTGCGGCTAAAATAAAAAAGATAAAGGATTATGATCTTATTATTTGTGGTGAGAAGTCTGTTGATGGAGATACAGCTCAAGTTGGAGCAGAAGTAGCTGAATTTTTAAATATACCCCATGCTTATTATGTTGAAAAAGTTAATGCTGTTTTGAGGAATGAAATTGAAGTAACCATTGAAAATATTTGTGGAAAGAAACAAAATAGAAAAATGAAAATGCCAGCACTAATAAGTGTAACTAAGAACATCAATTATCCTGAGTTGCCTTTGTTAGAAAGAAAGCTTGAATCATTAAAAATTGAAATGGAAAAATGTTCTTTAGAAAACCTTAGTGGATATATAAAAGAGGAAGAAGCAGGCTTTAATGGTTCTAAGACTAAAGTTGTTAAAATAGTGGTGCCAAAGGAAGTAAAGCGTGAAAGTAAAATTTATAAAGGCAATTTAAATTGTTATATAAAAGATGTAATTCATATGATGAAGGACAAAAATATAATATGA
- a CDS encoding electron transfer flavoprotein subunit alpha/FixB family protein: MKDYKGILIYVEQNEGIIHKVSYELINKAKELCKQSNAPLYCLVLGDEGIDVKELNYCGADKVFYMKDGCFEKPEECLFKDNIVKFVKEYKPETILIGATNFGRSLAPRIAAALKIGLTADCTDLKVDEDGKLIQVRPAFSNNIFAHIKSKGFPQMATVRYKEFNEAEGNEKMDINVSVIEPYVRSYDKISWIQEFSEENFDITEAEVVVAAGRGIKKAEDLHMLEELASLLGGKIGASRALVDAGMIGSAHQIGYSGNRVKPKLYIACGISGAPQHIAGMKESEIIVAINSDPSAPIFNIADYGYVGDLYEVIPKMIEEINSSK; the protein is encoded by the coding sequence ATGAAAGATTATAAGGGTATTCTCATTTATGTGGAACAAAATGAAGGCATTATACACAAAGTGAGTTATGAACTCATTAATAAAGCAAAGGAGCTCTGCAAACAGAGTAATGCACCACTATACTGTTTGGTTCTTGGAGATGAAGGCATAGATGTTAAAGAGCTGAATTACTGCGGAGCAGATAAAGTATTTTATATGAAAGATGGATGTTTTGAAAAACCGGAAGAATGTCTGTTTAAGGATAACATAGTTAAATTTGTGAAAGAATACAAACCAGAAACTATATTGATAGGTGCTACTAATTTTGGACGTTCTCTTGCACCTAGAATTGCAGCAGCTTTGAAAATAGGGCTTACGGCAGATTGTACGGATTTAAAAGTGGATGAAGATGGAAAACTTATACAGGTTAGGCCAGCTTTTAGTAATAATATCTTTGCTCATATAAAATCAAAAGGTTTTCCCCAAATGGCTACAGTGAGGTATAAAGAATTTAATGAGGCAGAGGGAAATGAAAAAATGGATATAAATGTTTCAGTAATAGAACCTTATGTTAGGTCATATGACAAAATAAGTTGGATACAGGAATTTAGTGAAGAAAATTTTGATATTACAGAAGCAGAAGTTGTAGTTGCTGCTGGCAGGGGAATTAAAAAAGCAGAAGATTTACATATGCTTGAAGAATTAGCTTCATTACTTGGTGGCAAAATTGGAGCATCAAGGGCTCTTGTAGATGCGGGAATGATTGGAAGTGCCCATCAAATAGGTTACAGCGGAAACAGGGTAAAGCCAAAGCTTTACATCGCCTGTGGTATATCCGGTGCTCCACAGCATATAGCAGGTATGAAGGAATCAGAAATTATTGTTGCCATTAATAGTGATCCTTCTGCGCCCATATTTAATATTGCAGACTACGGATATGTAGGAGATTTATATGAAGTTATTCCAAAAATGATTGAAGAAATAAATTCAAGTAAATAA
- a CDS encoding FAD-binding oxidoreductase produces the protein MERGTIDYLINTVGSDFVITNPEQKLSYMYDEIEHNVRPKVNMDSVVVKPLNSKEISEIVKYAGENKIPIVVHGGGTGLCGGASPIKESIVISMERMNKIIEIDEKNMMAVAEAGVTLAQLIEELEKHSGICFPVHPGDEGAQMGGMVATNAGGARAVKHGIMRNHIKGIEVVLPNGEILNFGGKLLKDNTGYNLLQLIMGSEGTLAIITKITFRLYPEDKFTASIVLAFENISDASNAVLEIMKNGVAPLAVEYQDRYLNVKSAEILGLHWPLDKGMADLLIILSEKSEEALYASCQIIYNVCKKYNASKAVFAGTKKEQAEMLAIRSGSYEVIKENIAYSFDMAVPAGYMPDFLNDLWKLVDSYGTKSYITAHLADGNVHNDIYMVDGKNPEYLEELKMKMYKLCFKYGGTLTGEHGIGKLRIKDLTLQKSKAEIELMKSIKRAFDPNNILNPGTVLEM, from the coding sequence ATGGAACGAGGAACAATTGATTATTTAATAAATACTGTTGGCAGCGACTTTGTAATAACAAATCCGGAGCAAAAGTTATCTTATATGTATGATGAAATAGAACATAATGTAAGACCTAAGGTAAATATGGACTCGGTAGTTGTGAAGCCGCTCAATTCAAAGGAAATATCTGAAATTGTAAAGTATGCAGGTGAAAACAAAATCCCTATTGTAGTACATGGTGGTGGGACAGGACTCTGCGGAGGCGCTAGCCCGATAAAAGAAAGTATTGTAATTTCAATGGAGAGAATGAATAAAATCATTGAAATAGATGAGAAAAATATGATGGCAGTAGCTGAAGCAGGTGTTACACTGGCTCAGCTGATTGAAGAATTGGAAAAGCACAGTGGAATATGTTTTCCTGTGCATCCTGGAGATGAGGGAGCACAAATGGGAGGTATGGTTGCAACCAATGCAGGCGGAGCAAGAGCTGTAAAACATGGTATTATGAGAAATCATATAAAAGGTATTGAAGTAGTTCTACCAAATGGTGAAATACTAAACTTTGGCGGGAAATTACTTAAGGACAATACAGGATATAACCTTTTGCAGTTGATTATGGGAAGTGAAGGAACTCTTGCCATTATAACAAAGATTACTTTTAGATTGTATCCTGAAGATAAATTTACGGCCTCCATAGTGCTAGCTTTTGAAAATATAAGTGATGCCTCAAATGCAGTTCTAGAAATTATGAAAAATGGAGTTGCTCCACTTGCAGTAGAATATCAGGACAGATATTTAAATGTAAAATCTGCTGAAATACTTGGACTTCACTGGCCTCTTGATAAGGGCATGGCGGATCTTCTTATTATTTTATCAGAGAAAAGTGAGGAAGCATTATATGCCTCCTGCCAAATAATTTATAATGTGTGCAAGAAATATAATGCAAGTAAAGCTGTATTTGCAGGAACTAAAAAAGAGCAGGCTGAAATGCTTGCCATAAGAAGCGGCAGTTATGAAGTAATAAAGGAGAATATTGCTTATTCCTTTGATATGGCAGTTCCGGCAGGATATATGCCTGACTTTTTAAATGATTTGTGGAAACTTGTGGATTCCTACGGTACAAAGTCTTATATAACAGCACATTTGGCTGATGGAAATGTACATAACGATATTTATATGGTGGATGGTAAAAATCCTGAGTATTTGGAAGAACTTAAAATGAAAATGTATAAGCTCTGCTTTAAATATGGTGGTACTTTAACCGGGGAGCACGGTATAGGAAAGCTGAGAATAAAGGATTTAACTCTTCAGAAGTCGAAAGCGGAAATTGAGCTTATGAAGAGCATAAAAAGGGCATTTGACCCCAATAATATTCTTAATCCAGGTACAGTGCTGGAAATGTAA
- a CDS encoding cupin, translated as MNIGNCFENGQIGTISEIIKSKDRTFNPHPKFKGVCLKNLVTGDMTNNKISCVLVRVEPFCTLDTHVHENSLEIHEVISGDATCYIGENKINYTVGTVGVIPENVSHKVEAGKNGIYILAKFSPAL; from the coding sequence GTGAATATTGGTAATTGTTTTGAAAATGGACAAATTGGTACTATATCTGAAATTATTAAATCAAAAGATAGGACTTTTAATCCTCACCCAAAGTTTAAAGGCGTTTGTCTAAAAAATCTTGTAACAGGAGATATGACAAATAATAAAATTAGCTGCGTTTTAGTTAGGGTTGAGCCATTCTGCACATTAGATACTCATGTACATGAAAATAGCTTAGAAATACATGAAGTTATTTCTGGTGACGCAACCTGCTATATTGGTGAAAATAAAATTAATTATACAGTAGGTACTGTTGGCGTTATTCCTGAAAATGTTTCTCATAAAGTAGAAGCAGGGAAAAACGGAATATATATTCTTGCCAAATTTTCACCTGCTCTTTAA
- a CDS encoding AraC family transcriptional regulator produces MYREKNKINFYCNKNIEIIRGKSFHSFPRHSHNAFCIGIVTNGIMRLNVEQQEYLLEKGDVYVIPPHIEHTISAINKTQYEYIVLCVNSNVKKYNNNSLWRYVFKDKIVGMTILNMIQKYNHGNNTVYFENILLYFLKQYIKIDHNYKKYTNSKIISLTSDFIKDNLNKTFNLQELSNYVNMSKYHLLRLFKNQMGVTPYQFYMQEKIKQIRKGLLKQQPFSDLVFNFNFSDESHLCNTFKKHIGITPMQFKSSCRNFD; encoded by the coding sequence ATGTATAGAGAAAAAAATAAAATTAATTTCTATTGTAATAAAAATATTGAAATAATTAGAGGAAAAAGTTTTCATTCATTTCCACGACACAGCCATAATGCATTTTGCATTGGAATAGTTACAAATGGAATAATGCGATTAAACGTAGAACAACAAGAATACTTGTTAGAAAAAGGTGATGTATATGTTATTCCTCCACACATTGAACATACAATTTCTGCAATTAATAAAACTCAATATGAGTATATAGTGTTATGTGTGAATTCTAATGTAAAAAAATATAATAATAATTCCTTATGGAGGTATGTTTTTAAAGATAAAATAGTAGGAATGACAATTTTAAACATGATACAAAAGTATAATCATGGTAATAATACTGTTTATTTTGAAAATATACTATTGTATTTTCTGAAACAATATATAAAAATAGATCATAATTATAAAAAGTACACGAACAGCAAAATAATATCATTAACTTCAGATTTTATAAAAGATAATTTGAATAAAACTTTTAATTTGCAAGAATTATCAAATTATGTTAATATGTCAAAATATCATTTACTAAGATTATTTAAAAATCAAATGGGCGTTACTCCATATCAATTTTATATGCAAGAAAAAATAAAGCAGATCCGAAAAGGGCTGCTAAAACAGCAGCCCTTTTCCGACTTAGTATTTAATTTCAATTTTTCAGATGAAAGCCATCTATGCAATACTTTTAAAAAGCATATTGGTATAACACCAATGCAATTTAAAAGCAGCTGCAGAAATTTTGATTAA
- a CDS encoding FadR/GntR family transcriptional regulator, with translation MFETTENKNVVQSIIEKIQNMILHDELKIGDKLPPERQLTEIWKVGRPALREALKALEIIGLIERKHGQGNFISNNINDSYYKPLSISFKLSNGSIEDLFDLREVLESSSVRAAAKKASKQDIKKLYKIYKSMINENNESKKAEFDKEFHYEIIKLSGNELFITTWNSLSYLMDIFIDKTVNISLYEEKSIHNIYEEHLYILKAIESHNPDGAEEALINHLKKIDIELLKKLK, from the coding sequence ATGTTTGAAACCACTGAAAATAAAAATGTAGTTCAATCTATTATTGAAAAAATACAAAATATGATATTACATGATGAATTGAAAATTGGCGATAAATTACCGCCTGAAAGACAACTAACAGAAATATGGAAGGTTGGACGTCCGGCTTTAAGAGAAGCTTTAAAAGCTCTCGAAATAATTGGCTTAATCGAGAGGAAGCATGGTCAGGGAAACTTTATATCCAACAATATTAATGACAGTTACTATAAGCCACTGTCCATATCTTTTAAATTGAGCAATGGGAGTATTGAAGACTTATTTGATCTTAGAGAAGTCTTGGAATCTTCCTCTGTAAGAGCTGCTGCCAAAAAAGCCTCAAAACAAGACATAAAAAAATTGTATAAAATATATAAAAGTATGATAAATGAAAATAATGAAAGTAAAAAAGCAGAGTTTGATAAAGAATTCCACTATGAAATCATCAAATTATCAGGTAATGAATTATTTATCACTACATGGAACAGTCTTTCCTACTTAATGGATATTTTTATTGACAAAACCGTAAATATTTCACTATACGAAGAAAAATCTATACATAATATATATGAAGAACACTTATACATCCTTAAAGCTATAGAAAGCCACAACCCCGATGGTGCTGAAGAGGCTCTAATAAATCATCTTAAAAAAATAGATATAGAATTGCTTAAAAAGCTTAAATGA
- a CDS encoding oligopeptide transporter, OPT family: MNKKLSKDAYGGVAGKDYVPYISSGSKSGGNVAVLAIGIILAVLFAASTAYSGMKSGLTVAAGIPGSIIGSVFIAIFAKQKGILGKNLVQGMSSGGESIASGMIFVLPAIILIGSKFSFWEGFVVGVGGVLFGIGIASLVYNYLIIEEHGKLMYPESMAISETLVASEGAKESVKYMGIGFGIGGIITVFTSSFLNVANSVISYVNESFYKWKFEVEANPLLLGIGFIVGIDVSLTMFAGSILSNFAVTPLIGYFVSLGKGGATVWNNSHVALSAMQVKDITGSYVKYIGAGMMLSGGFIGAIKLIPTIVSSIKETLGAKSSKGSSSSSAENLILFGGIVIGFIGGFMISGGNILMAITASILSLVLSLLFVIVAGRLTGTIGTSNLPVSGMTIASIVIVTLLFVTMGWKSSVNNRSLLLFGTFIVTAISAAGGYCQSQKVTFIVGGDKNEMQKYFAIAGIVGAAVVTGVILLLSSQLAMTGDNVPFALPQANLMSTLTGGIMSGSLPWVMIIVGIVMGLTLFLLKLPVMTIAIGFYLPISTNAIILIGAFVRLFVEKTSKTEKQKEARVSNGVSLSSGLVAGGSIIGLVGIILINVLKVIKVGEPSGFAASNGMGYVVLAVLIIASIIPIMKSKGKNAQ; this comes from the coding sequence ATGAATAAAAAGTTATCTAAAGATGCATATGGCGGCGTAGCTGGTAAAGACTATGTCCCTTACATTTCCAGTGGCTCTAAATCTGGTGGAAATGTTGCTGTATTAGCAATTGGTATTATTCTAGCAGTACTATTTGCAGCATCTACTGCCTATTCAGGTATGAAATCAGGACTTACAGTTGCTGCTGGTATACCTGGTTCTATAATAGGTTCTGTATTTATAGCTATATTTGCTAAACAGAAAGGTATCCTTGGCAAAAATTTGGTTCAAGGTATGTCAAGTGGTGGAGAATCTATCGCTAGTGGTATGATATTTGTTTTGCCAGCAATAATCTTAATAGGTTCAAAATTTTCTTTTTGGGAAGGTTTTGTTGTTGGTGTAGGAGGTGTTTTATTCGGGATAGGAATAGCTTCGCTTGTTTACAATTATTTAATAATTGAAGAACATGGCAAATTAATGTACCCTGAGTCAATGGCTATATCTGAGACACTTGTTGCTTCAGAAGGTGCCAAAGAATCAGTGAAGTACATGGGAATAGGCTTTGGAATAGGCGGTATTATAACTGTTTTTACTAGTTCATTTTTAAATGTAGCTAACAGTGTTATAAGCTATGTAAACGAGTCCTTTTACAAGTGGAAATTTGAAGTCGAAGCTAACCCTCTATTATTAGGTATAGGATTTATAGTTGGCATAGATGTTTCCTTAACTATGTTTGCTGGTTCTATATTATCTAACTTTGCTGTTACACCTTTAATAGGTTATTTTGTTTCTCTTGGTAAAGGCGGTGCAACTGTATGGAATAATTCACATGTTGCTTTAAGTGCCATGCAAGTTAAGGATATAACAGGCAGTTATGTAAAATATATCGGAGCAGGTATGATGCTTTCTGGAGGCTTTATAGGAGCTATAAAACTTATACCAACTATAGTATCTTCTATAAAAGAAACTCTTGGTGCTAAGTCTTCAAAGGGTTCTAGCAGTTCATCTGCTGAAAATCTAATATTATTTGGTGGTATAGTAATAGGATTTATAGGTGGTTTCATGATATCTGGTGGTAATATACTAATGGCAATAACTGCTTCTATTTTATCACTAGTATTATCATTATTATTTGTTATAGTTGCTGGTCGTTTAACTGGTACTATAGGAACTTCGAATCTTCCCGTATCTGGTATGACTATAGCTTCTATAGTTATTGTAACATTATTATTTGTTACAATGGGATGGAAAAGTTCTGTAAATAACAGGTCTTTACTTTTGTTTGGTACATTTATAGTTACTGCTATATCTGCAGCTGGTGGTTACTGTCAATCACAAAAAGTTACTTTTATAGTTGGCGGTGACAAAAATGAAATGCAAAAATACTTTGCTATAGCTGGTATAGTTGGTGCTGCAGTAGTTACTGGTGTTATACTATTACTTTCAAGCCAGCTTGCTATGACTGGTGATAACGTACCATTTGCATTGCCTCAGGCTAATCTAATGTCAACATTAACTGGTGGTATAATGTCAGGTAGTTTACCTTGGGTTATGATAATTGTTGGTATTGTTATGGGACTTACTTTATTCTTATTAAAACTTCCTGTAATGACAATTGCCATAGGATTCTATTTGCCAATATCTACAAATGCCATAATATTAATAGGTGCATTTGTTCGTCTATTTGTAGAAAAGACTTCTAAAACTGAAAAGCAAAAAGAGGCTAGAGTTTCTAATGGTGTAAGTTTATCATCTGGACTTGTTGCTGGTGGTTCCATAATAGGACTTGTAGGTATAATACTTATAAATGTATTAAAAGTTATAAAAGTAGGTGAACCAAGTGGATTTGCTGCTTCTAATGGCATGGGATATGTAGTATTAGCAGTTCTAATAATAGCATCCATAATACCTATAATGAAGAGTAAGGGAAAAAATGCCCAATAA
- a CDS encoding PqqD family protein, with protein sequence MPNNNEEVLNIIFKISDNLEYEVDEDSIVTILEKQDHKIQKFFRKIKFRIPEYKKITLDEYSSYVFLQIDGKKTVKAIGENLEAKYGDKVNPLYERLLLFLNHINVNCHYIEKMN encoded by the coding sequence ATGCCCAATAACAACGAAGAGGTCTTAAATATAATATTTAAAATCTCTGATAATTTAGAATATGAGGTAGATGAAGACAGCATTGTGACTATACTTGAGAAGCAAGATCATAAGATTCAGAAGTTTTTTAGAAAAATTAAATTTAGAATTCCAGAATACAAAAAAATTACTCTAGATGAATATTCAAGTTATGTGTTTTTACAGATAGATGGAAAGAAAACTGTAAAAGCTATTGGAGAAAATTTAGAAGCAAAGTATGGTGATAAAGTTAATCCGCTTTATGAAAGATTGTTGTTATTTTTAAATCATATTAATGTTAATTGTCACTATATAGAAAAAATGAATTAA
- a CDS encoding ferrous iron transport protein A, whose protein sequence is MAHSMRLDEVKIKSRVKVVQILPESKVRRKIMDMGIVRGTEIFLAGKAPMGDPIELQLRGYSLSLRKNEAKDILVELV, encoded by the coding sequence ATGGCACATAGTATGAGACTTGATGAAGTTAAAATTAAATCAAGGGTTAAGGTAGTTCAAATATTGCCTGAAAGTAAAGTTAGGAGAAAAATTATGGATATGGGAATTGTAAGAGGAACTGAAATTTTTCTGGCAGGAAAAGCTCCTATGGGTGATCCAATAGAACTTCAACTTAGAGGATACAGTTTAAGTTTAAGAAAAAATGAAGCAAAAGATATTTTAGTAGAGCTAGTATAA
- a CDS encoding FeoA domain-containing protein, translated as MIESNMPLNAVSMGRSAEIKDVVGSEIMCRKLMEMGLSKGTIIKIMNNDIGHLVVKLGETRLVLGRSMAQKVMVREV; from the coding sequence ATGATTGAAAGCAATATGCCGTTAAATGCTGTCTCAATGGGGAGAAGCGCCGAAATAAAAGATGTAGTTGGAAGTGAAATTATGTGCAGAAAGCTTATGGAAATGGGGCTTAGTAAGGGAACTATAATTAAAATAATGAATAATGACATAGGCCATTTGGTAGTAAAACTTGGTGAAACCAGGCTTGTACTTGGACGTTCAATGGCACAAAAAGTTATGGTTAGAGAAGTTTAA